In Cupriavidus basilensis, the following proteins share a genomic window:
- a CDS encoding LysR substrate-binding domain-containing protein, with product MKLRQIEAFRAVMQAGSTTGAAQELHTSQSNVSRLISQLEIDTRLVLFERTGGRLIPKPEAKALFKEVERAFVGLKSLTYAADTIRNLGSGRLRIASIPGIGLSFLPRVVQRFKQSRPDVTVSIHTNTSNTVEQWVSSQFCDIGIVAFVSAAATCQVEALPDSEVVCILPKNHRLAGKAKIKATDLQGEEYISLVHGDGSREETDRLFEREGVSRNMSLEAQYSASCCEMVKVGLGVTLAHPLVASDFVGQGVKILPFSPSVHYPNFLLYPPHSSMSQLAEQFVGLLRDQFEREIAGWQK from the coding sequence GTTGCACACATCTCAATCGAACGTCAGTCGCCTCATAAGTCAGCTCGAAATCGACACTCGGCTGGTCCTGTTTGAGCGCACGGGCGGACGCCTCATCCCGAAGCCCGAGGCGAAGGCGTTGTTCAAAGAAGTAGAGCGAGCCTTCGTCGGCCTGAAAAGCCTCACCTATGCTGCAGACACCATCCGCAACCTTGGCAGCGGCCGGCTGCGCATCGCGTCAATCCCAGGAATCGGACTCAGCTTCCTGCCACGCGTGGTTCAGCGATTCAAGCAGTCTCGACCCGATGTCACGGTCTCGATTCATACGAACACCTCTAATACGGTTGAGCAGTGGGTGTCTTCACAGTTCTGCGACATCGGCATCGTCGCTTTCGTCTCCGCCGCCGCGACATGCCAGGTTGAAGCGCTCCCCGACTCTGAGGTCGTTTGTATTCTGCCGAAGAACCATCGACTCGCCGGGAAAGCCAAAATAAAGGCGACAGACCTGCAGGGAGAGGAATACATCTCACTGGTGCATGGCGACGGCTCGAGAGAAGAGACCGACCGGCTGTTTGAACGGGAGGGCGTCTCACGCAACATGTCGCTCGAAGCACAATACAGTGCCAGCTGCTGCGAAATGGTCAAGGTAGGGCTGGGCGTGACGTTAGCCCATCCGTTGGTAGCCTCGGATTTCGTGGGGCAAGGAGTCAAAATCCTGCCTTTCTCCCCATCCGTCCACTATCCCAATTTCCTCTTATATCCGCCCCATAGCTCAATGTCGCAGCTGGCTGAACAGTTCGTCGGACTGTTGCGGGACCAGTTCGAGCGAGAAATCGCCGGGTGGCAGAAGTAG
- the istB gene encoding IS21-like element helper ATPase IstB yields the protein MMMQQTLTQLRTLKLDGFADGLEEQLTQPGAASLSFEERLSLLVDREASWRDDRRRTRLLKQARLKYPQAAIEDLDTRAGRGVDPRSLTSLALGDWVEAGYSLLISGPTGAGKSWLACALAQYACRRGHSALYLRVPRLGEELRVLHGNGGFTKWLLQVARVDVLLLDDWGMAPLDAMVRNDLLEMIDDRSAGKATIITSQLPIEHWHGWIGDETIADAMLDRLMQRHHRITLTGESLRKASPKPSVLEPELDQN from the coding sequence ATGATGATGCAACAGACACTGACGCAACTGCGCACCCTGAAGCTGGACGGTTTCGCTGACGGCCTGGAAGAACAACTGACGCAGCCCGGTGCGGCCAGCCTGAGCTTCGAGGAACGCCTGTCACTGCTGGTCGACCGGGAAGCCAGCTGGCGTGATGATCGCCGTCGTACCCGATTGCTCAAGCAGGCGCGCCTCAAGTATCCGCAAGCCGCCATTGAAGATCTCGACACGCGCGCTGGTCGTGGCGTCGATCCGCGCTCACTCACGAGTCTCGCGCTCGGTGACTGGGTCGAAGCCGGCTACAGCCTGCTCATCAGCGGTCCAACCGGCGCTGGGAAATCGTGGCTCGCTTGCGCCCTGGCCCAATACGCTTGCCGGCGCGGGCATTCGGCCTTGTATCTGCGCGTGCCGCGACTTGGCGAGGAGCTTCGCGTTCTGCACGGCAATGGCGGCTTCACAAAATGGCTGCTGCAGGTCGCCCGCGTTGACGTGCTCCTGCTGGACGATTGGGGAATGGCTCCCCTCGACGCGATGGTCCGAAACGATCTGCTCGAAATGATCGATGACCGCTCGGCGGGAAAGGCGACCATCATCACCAGCCAGTTACCGATTGAGCACTGGCATGGATGGATCGGCGACGAGACCATCGCCGACGCAATGCTCGACCGTCTCATGCAGCGTCATCACCGGATCACGCTCACCGGTGAATCCCTCAGAAAGGCATCCCCAAAACCCAGCGTCCTGGAGCCCGAACTCGACCAGAACTAA
- the istA gene encoding IS21 family transposase: MPAHRMNMRMIKDVLRLKFDGGFSHDRIAASLGISKGVVTKYIGLAGAAGLDWASACDMDEGELERRLLGKPTGPAGYAQPDYGRIHQELRRKGMTLTLLWEEYQAEFADRQTYRYTQFCEHYKAFTKRLKRSMRQIHRAGEKLFVDFAGPTLPLTTGRRAHIFVAAMGASSYTFACATPAETMEDWLGGIGRALTFYGGVPQLIVPDNPRAMIADPDRYEPRAGDTVLDFARHYGTSFLPARVYRPQDKPKVEVAVQVVERWIMARLRHHRFESVHSVNEAIRPLLKNLNERPFQKLPGCRASAFAQLDAPALQPLPAQPYELARFKTVTVHIDYHVEINKHRYSVPHALVGLKLDARITAGAVELLHRGRRVASHARNERAGGYTTVVEHMPAAHRAHLEWTPQRLIHWGQQIGAATGVLVTRLLQEQRHPEHGYRACLGLLSLSRRYGRERLEAACALALELGVHRYRHVRDILINNRDRAAVATPADWISPSHAHVRGPSYYQ, from the coding sequence ATGCCCGCGCACCGGATGAACATGCGCATGATCAAGGACGTTTTACGACTTAAATTCGACGGCGGCTTCTCGCACGATCGGATCGCCGCATCACTGGGCATATCCAAGGGCGTGGTCACGAAGTACATCGGACTAGCCGGTGCCGCCGGGTTGGACTGGGCAAGCGCCTGCGATATGGATGAAGGCGAGCTCGAGCGGCGGCTTCTCGGCAAACCCACCGGGCCGGCAGGCTACGCCCAGCCCGACTACGGACGCATCCATCAGGAGCTGCGTCGCAAGGGCATGACGCTGACGTTGCTGTGGGAGGAGTACCAGGCCGAGTTCGCGGACCGGCAGACCTACCGCTATACGCAGTTCTGCGAGCACTACAAGGCGTTCACGAAACGCCTGAAGCGCTCGATGCGTCAGATTCACCGCGCCGGCGAGAAGCTGTTTGTCGACTTCGCCGGCCCCACGTTGCCGCTGACGACTGGACGCCGCGCGCACATCTTCGTGGCGGCCATGGGCGCATCGAGCTACACATTCGCCTGTGCGACGCCGGCCGAAACGATGGAGGACTGGCTGGGCGGCATTGGTCGCGCGCTGACCTTCTATGGCGGCGTGCCGCAGTTGATCGTGCCGGATAACCCGCGCGCGATGATTGCCGATCCCGATCGCTATGAACCTCGCGCCGGCGACACCGTGCTGGACTTTGCACGTCACTACGGCACGTCATTCCTTCCTGCACGCGTATATCGTCCGCAGGACAAACCGAAGGTAGAGGTTGCGGTCCAGGTCGTCGAACGCTGGATCATGGCGCGCCTGCGTCATCACCGGTTTGAGTCGGTCCACTCGGTCAATGAGGCGATCCGCCCGCTGCTCAAGAACCTGAATGAGAGGCCGTTCCAGAAGCTGCCGGGATGTCGCGCCAGCGCATTCGCCCAGCTGGACGCGCCGGCACTGCAGCCGTTGCCGGCACAGCCTTATGAGCTCGCGCGCTTCAAGACAGTGACGGTTCACATCGACTATCACGTCGAGATCAACAAACACCGCTACAGCGTGCCGCACGCGCTGGTCGGTCTCAAGCTCGATGCGCGCATCACGGCGGGCGCTGTCGAACTGCTGCATCGCGGTCGCCGTGTCGCCAGCCACGCACGCAACGAGCGCGCAGGCGGCTACACCACCGTCGTCGAGCACATGCCGGCGGCGCACCGCGCTCATCTGGAATGGACGCCGCAGCGGCTGATTCATTGGGGACAGCAGATCGGCGCGGCAACCGGCGTGCTTGTTACCCGGCTGCTGCAGGAGCAACGTCATCCGGAACACGGCTATCGGGCGTGCCTCGGATTGCTCTCGCTCTCACGTCGCTATGGCCGCGAACGTCTCGAAGCCGCCTGTGCGCTAGCACTGGAGCTGGGCGTGCACCGTTACCGCCACGTGCGCGACATCCTGATCAACAACCGTGACCGCGCTGCAGTGGCAACGCCTGCCGACTGGATCAGCCCGAGCCACGCGCATGTACGCGGCCCCAGCTACTACCAATAA
- a CDS encoding transporter substrate-binding domain-containing protein — MIPALQARKFDAINSSMSKNEQRLKVIDFTSKLYAPIEALVVKKGSPLVATAESLKGKRVGVLQGSTQETYARKYWGGNGVDIVPYQTQDLIWPDLIAGRIDAAMAFAPQADAGFLKTPPGKDFVFAQGPAIKDDSIFGPGVSIGVRKDDTALRDAINGAIDSLRKDGTYDKIAKKYFNFNIYGS, encoded by the coding sequence ATGATTCCGGCTCTGCAGGCGCGCAAGTTCGATGCAATCAATTCCTCGATGTCGAAGAACGAGCAACGACTCAAGGTGATTGACTTCACGAGCAAGCTCTACGCGCCCATCGAGGCGCTGGTTGTCAAAAAGGGCTCTCCGCTGGTGGCTACAGCTGAGTCGCTCAAGGGCAAGCGAGTTGGTGTACTGCAGGGCAGCACTCAAGAGACCTACGCTCGTAAATATTGGGGCGGGAATGGTGTCGACATTGTGCCTTACCAAACGCAGGACCTCATCTGGCCTGACCTCATCGCAGGTCGTATCGACGCGGCCATGGCCTTTGCTCCTCAAGCAGATGCAGGCTTCCTGAAGACCCCTCCGGGCAAGGACTTCGTCTTTGCGCAAGGTCCCGCTATCAAAGACGACTCCATCTTTGGCCCGGGCGTTAGCATCGGCGTCAGAAAGGACGACACGGCGCTCCGCGACGCTATCAACGGCGCTATCGATAGCCTGAGAAAAGACGGCACATACGACAAGATTGCGAAGAAGTATTTCAACTTCAACATCTACGGTAGCTGA
- a CDS encoding ABC transporter permease translates to MFLYGFGPLLLAGTIRTIELSLLSLATAIVLGLLGATAKLSFNRPLRELGRCYTTLIRSVPDLVLMLLLFYSIQIGINNLTDAVGLPQFDIDPFVAGVLTLGFIYGAYFTETFRGAFLSVPRGQLEAGAAYGMNGTLVFRRILFPQMMRFAIPGIGNNWQVLVKATALVSIIGLADIVKAAQDAGKSTFKMFFFILCAAFIYLVITTFSNLVLAWLAKHYSSGVRHAEL, encoded by the coding sequence GTGTTCCTGTATGGATTCGGCCCGCTATTACTCGCGGGCACAATTAGAACTATTGAGCTGTCTCTCTTGTCGCTTGCCACCGCAATCGTCCTCGGACTGTTGGGCGCAACCGCAAAACTCTCATTCAATCGTCCCCTTCGGGAACTTGGTAGGTGCTATACGACGCTTATCCGCTCGGTTCCGGACTTGGTCTTAATGCTGCTGCTGTTTTACAGCATCCAAATCGGAATCAATAATTTGACCGATGCGGTGGGACTGCCTCAATTTGATATCGACCCGTTCGTTGCCGGGGTTCTAACGCTTGGCTTCATTTACGGTGCTTACTTTACCGAGACGTTCCGGGGAGCATTCCTGTCAGTTCCGCGCGGTCAGCTCGAAGCCGGCGCGGCCTATGGGATGAACGGCACCCTTGTATTCAGGCGGATTTTATTTCCGCAAATGATGCGCTTCGCGATTCCTGGAATTGGGAACAACTGGCAAGTTCTCGTTAAAGCGACGGCGCTTGTCTCCATCATCGGACTGGCGGACATCGTGAAGGCGGCCCAAGACGCGGGCAAGAGTACGTTCAAAATGTTCTTCTTCATCTTGTGCGCAGCCTTCATCTACTTGGTTATTACGACCTTCTCGAACCTCGTCTTGGCTTGGCTGGCAAAGCATTACTCGTCCGGCGTACGGCACGCGGAGCTGTAA
- a CDS encoding ABC transporter permease, with protein sequence MIDILNQFWRAFLYWDGQGFSGLAVTLWLLDASLFIGFILAVPLAVARISKNKFLSVAVWCYTYVFRGTPLYVQLLLIYTGLYGFEFVRSTEVLSAVFRSGYYCSIIAFALNTCAYTTEIFAGAMRTTNHGEIEAARAYGMSWFTMYRRIVIPSALRRSLPQYGNEVILMLHATSVAFTATVPDILKVARDANAATYQSFQSFGIAALLYLAVSFALVALFRQAEQRWLAYLAVRPH encoded by the coding sequence GTGATTGATATTCTCAACCAATTCTGGCGCGCCTTCCTTTATTGGGATGGACAGGGGTTTTCAGGCCTTGCGGTCACCCTCTGGTTGCTCGACGCGTCGCTGTTCATTGGCTTTATCCTGGCTGTCCCACTTGCGGTAGCCCGTATATCCAAGAACAAGTTTCTGAGCGTAGCGGTCTGGTGTTACACCTATGTATTCCGGGGCACTCCGCTTTACGTGCAACTCCTGCTCATCTACACCGGTCTTTACGGATTCGAGTTTGTCCGTTCGACCGAAGTGTTGAGTGCCGTTTTCAGAAGCGGCTACTACTGCTCAATCATCGCATTTGCGCTCAACACGTGCGCCTACACGACTGAGATATTTGCGGGAGCGATGCGAACGACCAATCATGGCGAAATCGAAGCGGCGCGCGCCTACGGAATGAGCTGGTTCACGATGTATCGACGAATTGTCATTCCATCGGCCTTGCGTCGTTCCTTGCCGCAGTATGGCAACGAAGTGATTCTGATGCTTCATGCTACGTCAGTCGCTTTCACCGCAACAGTGCCCGACATCCTCAAGGTCGCCCGCGACGCCAATGCTGCGACATACCAGTCCTTTCAGTCTTTCGGGATTGCTGCGTTGCTCTATCTCGCAGTTTCATTTGCGTTGGTCGCACTCTTCCGACAAGCCGAGCAACGCTGGCTGGCATATCTGGCGGTTCGGCCCCACTAA
- a CDS encoding ABC transporter ATP-binding protein, whose product MLMKTTQAMSCKLAVQDIHKSFGDNEVLKGVSLTAKKGDVISIIGASGSGKSTFLRCINYLERPKSGQIFLDGEEIRTKKDKTGDLVVVEPKQLQRMRTKLSMVFQHFNLWAHMNVLENIIEAPTHVLGLSRKEAEERAREYLEKVGLPPRVEKQYPSHLSGGQQQRVAIARALAMNPDVMLFDEPTSALDPELVGEVLKVMQKLAEEGRTMIVVTHEMGFARNVSNHVMFLHQGRTEEQGPPEEVLNSPRSERLRQFLSGSLK is encoded by the coding sequence ATGTTAATGAAGACAACTCAGGCAATGAGCTGCAAGCTCGCAGTCCAAGACATCCACAAGAGCTTCGGCGATAACGAGGTATTGAAGGGCGTGTCGCTCACCGCAAAAAAGGGTGACGTGATTAGCATCATCGGCGCGTCCGGCTCCGGCAAGAGCACGTTTCTGCGTTGCATCAACTATCTCGAGCGCCCGAAATCGGGGCAAATCTTCCTCGATGGCGAAGAAATTCGAACGAAGAAAGACAAGACAGGCGATTTGGTAGTCGTTGAGCCCAAACAACTTCAGCGTATGCGGACGAAGCTGTCGATGGTGTTTCAGCACTTCAATCTGTGGGCTCACATGAACGTTCTCGAGAACATCATTGAAGCTCCGACACACGTGCTCGGCCTCAGCCGAAAAGAGGCAGAAGAGCGAGCCCGCGAATACCTTGAAAAAGTCGGCTTGCCTCCCCGTGTCGAGAAGCAATATCCGTCGCATCTGTCCGGCGGCCAGCAGCAGCGGGTTGCCATCGCACGTGCGTTGGCGATGAATCCCGACGTCATGCTGTTCGACGAACCTACGTCCGCTCTGGACCCGGAACTCGTCGGCGAAGTGCTAAAAGTGATGCAGAAGCTCGCCGAAGAAGGCCGGACCATGATTGTAGTTACGCATGAAATGGGATTCGCACGGAACGTGTCGAATCATGTCATGTTTCTACATCAGGGTCGTACAGAGGAGCAAGGCCCTCCCGAAGAAGTGCTCAACTCCCCTCGAAGTGAGCGGCTGCGGCAATTCCTTTCCGGAAGCCTGAAGTAA
- a CDS encoding Lrp/AsnC family transcriptional regulator: protein MDDIDTKLIALLRQDARLSIATLASKLGVARGTVTARLRKLEDEQVIVGYTLKLRPEDDDTRIRAWMGVQVDGNRTQEVIASLLGEPAAVALHDTNGRWDLLAELRASSPAELSKVLERIRLTKGIRHTETSILLKTFR from the coding sequence ATGGACGACATCGACACGAAATTGATTGCTTTATTACGCCAAGACGCGCGGCTCAGTATCGCAACGCTCGCGTCCAAGTTAGGCGTTGCCCGCGGTACCGTGACGGCAAGGCTACGCAAACTTGAGGATGAGCAAGTCATTGTTGGCTACACGCTCAAGCTGCGTCCCGAAGATGACGACACACGGATTCGTGCCTGGATGGGCGTACAGGTAGACGGAAATCGCACGCAAGAGGTCATCGCAAGCCTGCTCGGAGAGCCTGCCGCCGTTGCGCTTCACGACACCAATGGTCGGTGGGATTTGCTTGCAGAGCTACGGGCAAGCTCGCCGGCCGAACTCTCAAAAGTATTAGAGCGGATAAGGCTGACTAAAGGCATCCGCCATACGGAGACCAGCATCCTTTTGAAGACGTTCAGATAG
- a CDS encoding ornithine cyclodeaminase: MSNTLPLIHLSPNDVVRLVHRIGLPQCIAGVAERIEQDFLRWSEFDKSARVASHSPDGVVELMPIADATQFAFKYVNGHPKNTTLGLPTVMAFGVLADVATGAPIMLSELTLTTAIRTAAMSSLAARTLARPGCRTMALIGNGAQSEFQAMAFRHLLNIQSIRLYDVDKAATNKLLSNLEGFGLDLVVCNSAAEAALGADIITTVTADKTNATIISPEMVTPGVHINAVGGDCPGKTELHRGVLEMGKVFVEYEPQSRIEGDIQQMAADFPVTELWRVLTGHVPARHSASQITIFDSVGFALEDYSALTFLYEKARSYGFGRDLALIPALNDPKNLFGALELASIAPEPSLVD; encoded by the coding sequence ATGTCGAATACGCTCCCCCTGATTCACCTCAGTCCCAATGATGTCGTGCGCTTGGTCCACCGCATCGGGCTCCCGCAATGTATCGCAGGCGTGGCTGAACGCATTGAGCAGGACTTTCTGCGTTGGTCGGAATTTGATAAAAGTGCACGCGTAGCCAGCCACTCACCTGACGGCGTTGTGGAATTAATGCCTATCGCCGATGCGACCCAATTCGCGTTCAAATACGTCAATGGCCATCCGAAAAACACCACTCTCGGCCTACCCACAGTGATGGCGTTCGGCGTTCTGGCAGATGTTGCCACCGGTGCGCCCATCATGCTTTCCGAACTTACGCTGACCACCGCGATTCGCACGGCAGCTATGTCCTCACTTGCCGCGCGCACGTTGGCGAGGCCCGGGTGCCGCACGATGGCTCTCATAGGCAACGGGGCTCAAAGTGAGTTTCAGGCAATGGCCTTTCGGCACTTGTTGAACATTCAGAGCATCCGACTCTACGATGTCGACAAGGCCGCAACCAACAAGCTCCTCTCGAACCTTGAAGGCTTTGGATTGGACCTCGTGGTCTGTAATAGCGCAGCGGAAGCTGCACTGGGTGCGGACATCATCACCACCGTGACGGCAGACAAGACGAATGCAACAATCATCTCGCCGGAGATGGTCACGCCTGGCGTCCATATCAATGCGGTCGGCGGTGACTGCCCAGGCAAGACGGAGCTGCATCGAGGCGTCCTTGAAATGGGTAAGGTCTTCGTCGAGTACGAGCCGCAGTCTCGTATCGAGGGTGACATCCAACAGATGGCTGCAGATTTCCCTGTGACAGAGCTTTGGCGGGTTCTGACGGGCCACGTGCCGGCGCGCCATAGCGCGAGCCAGATAACCATCTTCGACTCGGTTGGGTTCGCGCTCGAAGACTACTCCGCATTGACCTTCCTGTATGAGAAAGCTCGCTCGTACGGCTTCGGACGGGATTTGGCCTTGATTCCCGCTCTGAACGACCCGAAGAATCTTTTCGGCGCGCTGGAGCTGGCAAGCATCGCGCCGGAACCGTCGCTGGTCGACTGA
- a CDS encoding aconitase X has translation MLLNDEETAMLNGERGKVLQMAMRHQVQVGDFFGARDFVPVTQAHVMADTESLGQAGVMWLEGLSEASDGRHTVCIPTITDPRGTDFSKANDLGQRDWMVELERRAIHAFERLGVSMTDTCINYQTVLAATRGEHVAFGDTGVVIYSNSVNGARSNFEGGPSALSAGLTGRTPRYGYHLDEQRQATMRFRVDFTPRTLNEWGALGGVIGRLAGNYWQVPVIEGIEGAPTSDDLKHFGAAMASFGSIALFHLVGITPEAQRIEDVGGDKLPVHHRIDREQIDALAASYAVTKSIDVVVFSAPQLSLYELRSLAELCDGRKFKVPLLAVTSPQVSPDSERFGYTRRIESAGGTVLSGMCFYQSYAREMSEAKGWKKLATNSAKLVNILGGYGYTPMLASMEECVAAAEKGELA, from the coding sequence ATGCTTCTCAACGATGAAGAAACCGCAATGCTCAACGGAGAGCGCGGAAAGGTCCTGCAAATGGCGATGCGCCATCAGGTTCAAGTCGGCGACTTCTTCGGAGCGCGCGATTTCGTACCCGTGACGCAGGCGCACGTGATGGCTGATACGGAAAGCTTGGGTCAGGCGGGTGTGATGTGGCTCGAAGGTCTCTCAGAGGCCTCCGACGGTCGCCACACTGTTTGCATCCCGACCATCACCGACCCGCGCGGCACGGATTTCAGCAAAGCCAACGACCTCGGTCAGCGTGACTGGATGGTTGAACTCGAGCGCCGCGCTATTCATGCTTTCGAACGCTTGGGCGTCAGCATGACCGACACCTGCATCAACTATCAGACGGTGCTGGCCGCAACCCGTGGCGAACATGTTGCATTTGGTGACACCGGCGTCGTCATTTATTCGAATTCGGTGAACGGCGCACGCTCGAACTTTGAAGGTGGGCCATCCGCATTGTCAGCCGGGTTGACCGGCCGTACGCCACGCTACGGCTACCATCTCGACGAGCAGCGTCAAGCGACGATGCGTTTCCGTGTTGATTTCACGCCGCGTACGCTCAACGAATGGGGTGCGCTCGGTGGCGTTATCGGTCGCCTGGCTGGTAACTACTGGCAAGTGCCGGTGATTGAAGGTATTGAGGGTGCGCCGACCTCCGACGACTTGAAGCACTTCGGCGCCGCGATGGCCAGTTTCGGTTCCATCGCACTCTTCCATCTCGTCGGTATTACGCCGGAAGCTCAGCGCATCGAAGACGTTGGCGGCGACAAGCTGCCGGTTCATCACCGTATTGACCGCGAACAAATCGATGCGCTCGCTGCAAGCTACGCAGTGACCAAATCTATCGATGTCGTCGTCTTCTCCGCACCGCAACTGAGTCTGTACGAACTCCGCTCGCTTGCGGAACTCTGCGACGGCCGCAAGTTCAAGGTCCCGCTCCTTGCAGTCACTAGCCCTCAGGTGTCGCCCGACTCGGAGCGCTTCGGCTATACGCGTCGCATCGAAAGCGCTGGAGGTACCGTGCTGTCTGGTATGTGCTTCTACCAGTCGTACGCACGTGAAATGTCTGAAGCGAAGGGCTGGAAAAAGCTTGCGACGAATAGCGCAAAGCTTGTGAACATTCTGGGTGGCTACGGATACACGCCGATGCTGGCATCGATGGAAGAGTGCGTCGCTGCTGCGGAAAAAGGAGAACTGGCATGA
- a CDS encoding aconitase X swivel domain-containing protein, producing MSELVLTARHALGKKVSGEALVAKDGFSARYDLNRLEGVFSRPAHKLVGQSYVGRVLVLDTAKGGVASAWMLHEMQSRNMAPVAIIFNTVNTILAQGAALGGISMLAGFDQDVTELIPHGSLVEVDPETKTLRLLRGGSGDTAPATFAHGQSETSPVHLKPRH from the coding sequence ATGAGCGAACTCGTATTGACGGCGCGTCACGCGCTCGGAAAGAAAGTCTCGGGAGAAGCACTGGTTGCGAAGGATGGATTTTCCGCTCGCTACGACTTGAATCGTCTCGAAGGTGTCTTCTCTCGTCCGGCACATAAGCTGGTCGGCCAGTCGTACGTTGGCCGGGTTCTGGTTTTAGACACAGCGAAAGGTGGGGTAGCGAGTGCCTGGATGCTCCACGAGATGCAATCGCGGAACATGGCACCCGTCGCAATCATCTTCAACACGGTCAACACGATTCTGGCGCAAGGCGCAGCCCTCGGGGGAATCTCAATGCTGGCTGGCTTTGACCAGGATGTGACCGAACTCATTCCACACGGCTCGCTGGTTGAAGTCGACCCGGAGACAAAAACGCTTCGCCTTCTGCGAGGGGGCTCAGGTGACACGGCCCCAGCCACGTTTGCTCACGGACAATCAGAAACATCTCCTGTCCATCTCAAGCCGCGGCACTGA